The DNA window TCTCAGATGAGCATGATCTGGCTCTCTGCAGCCATGATTCCGGCGCTGATCAGCGCCATGGCTGCATGCACTTGGCACCTCTATGACAATGCTGAGAGTCTTCGCTGGCTCGTTACGTTGCAGGCCAGTACAACCCTCCTTGGAAACGTCACCCTGGCGATTGCTGCCTGGAATCTGCAACGCGACGCACCGGTTGATATGAAGGTGAAGGGATGACATCGAACTTTGATCCAGCCCCCCTGTTTGCCCTGTCCCTGCTTCCTTATTTGGTGTTTCTTTTTCACCTTGGGCGCAGCCAGCAACTCCCAAAATTGACCGTTCTTGGTTTTCAGCTCACCCTGTTGTTCGTTGCAGTCACGATTGCGGCGGCGGTGTTTGCGCTTGTTCGTTACGACTCTGAATTGGTCGCTGTGGATTGGCTTCATGGTGGTGCGGAAGCCTTCCTTACGTTGAGTAATGCCTGCATTGTTGCCGGTTTGCTTCGCACAAAATCGAAACAGCCAGTGAATAACTCTTACGAGGAGGAGATCTTGGGGCGATGACCTCGGAAGATGAGGTGTCGCTTGTTGCGTTGCATGTTCACTCCTCTTCTGGCTATTGCTCCCGCCACTGTTTCCTGGTCACCCAAGGTTGCCCTTGTGATGGTGGTCTGCAATGTCATCGCCATCGGGATTGGCAAAGCCACGATTAAGCATCAAAACGTGGGTCTCAAACTGCCCGGCGCCAATTTCTTTGGGGGTATGAGTCACGGCAGCATGCTGGCCACCACAAGCCTGGGGCACATCATTGGCATCGGCGCCATCCAAGGACTCGCCGCTCGAGGCGTTCTTTAAGTCTCGGCTGAGGTGTGGTGAGCAAAGGCAGCTCTACTGCCTTTGCTCACCACACCTCAGCCAGCTGACGTCATTTCAGCTGGCTTTTTTTCTTCGAGCTTGAGCGAGCCCGTTGTTTGCAGCTGGAAATGCTGTTTTATCCGGACGGCCATTTGATCCGGTGTCAAACCCAAGGCTTCGAAACTCTGCTGGGGAGTTGCATGATCCACCAGTTGGTCAGGAATGCCAATGCGGAGCATGGGAATGGCTAACCCCTTCTCCTGGAGAGATTCAAGAACGGCTGAGCCAAAGCCGCCCGGTAATGCAGCCTCTTCCATCGTGACGATTTTGCCAATCTTCTCGGCCATGGGATGAATGAGGGCTTCATCCAGCGGGCGTAGATAACGCGCGTTGATGACCGCAGCCTCAACACCTACAGCGGACAAGCATTTCGCGGTGGCTACTGCCTTCGGAACCATGGCTCCATAGGCCACCACCAAAACATCATGGCCTTCACGTACGACCTCACCACAACCAATGGGAAGGGCTTCCCAGCCTTCTTCCATGAGGGGTACCCCTTCACCGGGACCGCGAGGAATTCTCAGAGCCGTGGGGCCGTCATGGTTGAGACACGTCACCAACATCCTCTGAAGCTCAGCTTCATCCTTGGGTGCCATCACGGTGAAGTTAGGGATTGCACGCATGTAGCTGATGTCGTACTGCCCTTGGTGGGTCGGACCATCTGCCCCAACAATGCCTGCCCTATCCAAAACAAAGGTCACCGGCAGTTTTTGAATCCCCACATCGTGAATGAGCTGGTCAAAGGCTCTCTGTAAAAACGTGCTGTAAATCGCCACAACAGGCCTGAGTCCGTCGCAAGCCATGCCAGCCGACAGGGTCACGGCATGCTGCTCAGCAATGCCGACGTCGATGTATTGCTCGGGTAGCGCTTTTTGAAGGATGTCTAAACCCGTTCCCGTTGCCATGGCAGCTGTGATCCCAACCACCCTTGGGTTCTGTTCGCAGAGTTTGACAAGCGTTTGTCCAAACACCTTGCTGTAACTCGGTGGTTTGGGGGTTTTGCTCGGCCTTGCTTTGCCTGTACTGAGGTTGAAGGCTGACTGGGCGTGGTAACCAACTTGATCGGCTTCTGCGTAGGGGTAGCCCTTGCCTTTTTTTGTAACAACATGAACCATCACCGGACCGCCGACGCGATGAGCGGCCTGGAAGGTTCGCGTCATTTCGCCAATGTCGTGACCATCGATCGGACCCATGTATGTGAAACCAAGTTCCTCAAACACAGCACCAACTTTGGGAACCGCCAGTCGGCGCATGCTCTCTTTGAGACGATTGAGTTCCGGTGGAATTTCTCCGCCCATGAAGGGGAGATGGCGCACGCTCTCTTCGACGCTTCCAGACAAGAATTGAAGAGGCGGGCTTAAGCGCATCCGGTTCAGATAGGTCGATAGCGCACCAACAGGTGGAGAGATCGACATGTCGTTGTCATTCAGAACAACGAGAAGTGGAGTGGATGGCAGATGACCGGCATGGTTAATCGCCTCTAGGGCCATGCCACCGGTGAGGGCCCCATCGCCAATCACCGCAACGCATTTGTAATCAAGACCTTGCCGATCACGGGCCATGGCCATTCCGAGGGCTGCCGAAATGGATGTGCTCGCGTGCCCAGCACCGAAATGATCAAAACGACTTTCCGTTCTCTTCAGATAACCGGCCACTCCTCCCTGTTGACGCAGGGAGTCGAAGTTTCCATATCGACCTGTAATCAATTTGTGCGGATAGGCCTGATGCCCCACATCCCACACCACCTTGTCTTGGTCAAGGTCAAGCGTTTGGTACAGCGCCAGGGTTAATTCAACAACGCCTAATCCAGGCCCAAGATGCCCACCACTGTTGGACACCACCTCTAGATGGCGTTCACGAATCTGTTTGGCCACATCCTCAAGCTGCGCTTCAGACAGCCCGTGCAGCTGATTGGGATGGGTCAATTCGCTCAGTTGCATACCCATCCCCAGACCTATCCATTCAATCTACGGGCCGTACCGACCCTTCGCGATGTTGAGCAGTTGTCAGACTGCAGGGATGGATCATTACTTGCCGAGGATCCTGCGCGCCCGTGTCTATGACGTGGCCCGGGAAACCCCTTTAGAACTCGCCAACAACCTGAGCCGAAGGCTGAGCAACAGCATTTGGTTGAAACGGGAAGACCTGCAACCCGTTTTTTCCTTCAAGTTGCGTGGTGCCTACAACCGCATGGCTCAGCTCTCTGAGGCTGAGCTGAAACTCGGAGTCATCGCCTCTAGTGCTGGAAATCACGCACAAGGGGTGGCCCTCAGCGCATCCCACCTCGGCTGTAGAGCCGTGATCGTGATGCCCGTGACAACTCCTGGCGTCAAAGTCGATGCTGTACGCCAACTGGGAGCCGAGGTGGTTCTCCATGGCGAGACCTACGACGAGGCCTACGCCGAAGCCAGGTCACGCAGTGAAGCGGAACATCTCTGTTTTATCCATCCGTTTGACGATCCGGAGGTGATTGCTGGCCAGGGAACGGTGGGCATGGAAATCCTGCGTCAGTGCCACCAACCACCCGATGCGATCTATGTGGCTGTGGGGGGTGGTGGTTTGATCGGCGGGATCGCCGTGTATGTGAAAAGTCTCTGGCCTGACGTTCAAATCATCGGCGTTGAACCCCATGATGCCGCCGCCATGACCCTGTCCTTAGAGGCTGGTGAACGCATCCGACTGCCCCAAGTGGGACTGTTTGCCG is part of the Synechococcus sp. WH 8016 genome and encodes:
- a CDS encoding DUF2499 domain-containing protein, which gives rise to MHALSFGTWWIHVASVFEWLLAMVLIAQRGSRGSQMSMIWLSAAMIPALISAMAACTWHLYDNAESLRWLVTLQASTTLLGNVTLAIAAWNLQRDAPVDMKVKG
- a CDS encoding DUF3593 domain-containing protein, with protein sequence MTSNFDPAPLFALSLLPYLVFLFHLGRSQQLPKLTVLGFQLTLLFVAVTIAAAVFALVRYDSELVAVDWLHGGAEAFLTLSNACIVAGLLRTKSKQPVNNSYEEEILGR
- the psaK gene encoding photosystem I reaction center subunit PsaK, with protein sequence MFTPLLAIAPATVSWSPKVALVMVVCNVIAIGIGKATIKHQNVGLKLPGANFFGGMSHGSMLATTSLGHIIGIGAIQGLAARGVL
- the dxs gene encoding 1-deoxy-D-xylulose-5-phosphate synthase, with translation MQLSELTHPNQLHGLSEAQLEDVAKQIRERHLEVVSNSGGHLGPGLGVVELTLALYQTLDLDQDKVVWDVGHQAYPHKLITGRYGNFDSLRQQGGVAGYLKRTESRFDHFGAGHASTSISAALGMAMARDRQGLDYKCVAVIGDGALTGGMALEAINHAGHLPSTPLLVVLNDNDMSISPPVGALSTYLNRMRLSPPLQFLSGSVEESVRHLPFMGGEIPPELNRLKESMRRLAVPKVGAVFEELGFTYMGPIDGHDIGEMTRTFQAAHRVGGPVMVHVVTKKGKGYPYAEADQVGYHAQSAFNLSTGKARPSKTPKPPSYSKVFGQTLVKLCEQNPRVVGITAAMATGTGLDILQKALPEQYIDVGIAEQHAVTLSAGMACDGLRPVVAIYSTFLQRAFDQLIHDVGIQKLPVTFVLDRAGIVGADGPTHQGQYDISYMRAIPNFTVMAPKDEAELQRMLVTCLNHDGPTALRIPRGPGEGVPLMEEGWEALPIGCGEVVREGHDVLVVAYGAMVPKAVATAKCLSAVGVEAAVINARYLRPLDEALIHPMAEKIGKIVTMEEAALPGGFGSAVLESLQEKGLAIPMLRIGIPDQLVDHATPQQSFEALGLTPDQMAVRIKQHFQLQTTGSLKLEEKKPAEMTSAG